A single Trichocoleus sp. FACHB-46 DNA region contains:
- the mrdA gene encoding penicillin-binding protein 2, whose amino-acid sequence MTLTQSPPIIQQPAARTVGRSYQSIAFMLVVSLLMLGGIGGRLAYLQLVEGNRNRQLAENNRIRLIPKQPERGKILDRGGSILAGSRLSHSVFLWPLARKQSEWPATLNRLSQILQIPEAEIQKRLEQAGYTSPYLVRIARGVSPAQVTALAEYSSEMEGVEVDAEAVRYYPHGDLAAHVLGYTGEMSDEELEKRKDEGYRLGDVIGQMGVESAYEKQLRGEWGGQQVEVDGMGQVVRILGEKQTQAGRDVRLTLDLKLQKAAETALGDRKGAIVAMDPNNGAVLAMVSRPAFDPNLFSTRITDAQWQRLQSEDHPFVNRAVQGYPPASTFKIVTTTAAIESNKYSPDTVLNTYPSITVGGIEFGDWNRAGFGVLGFAGALKWSSDTFFYQIAMGIGDQTLIPWTRRYGFGQKTGIELPEEAAGLVPDDAWKRKELGEGWYLGDTVNMSIGQGFLQSTPLQVAVMFAVPANGGYKVKPHLFKDNEAARNWRESLQLRPETVDVLRAGLREVVDGGTGAALNVSTIPPTAGKSGTAEDFGRESHTWFGAYAPLDKPQVLVVAFGENSGGGGGSFAAPMVRQVLEAYFNPKKTVNQAAAIEPVLTD is encoded by the coding sequence ATGACTTTGACACAATCTCCTCCCATCATTCAACAACCCGCAGCGCGTACGGTTGGCAGAAGCTACCAGTCTATAGCTTTCATGTTGGTTGTCAGTTTATTAATGTTGGGTGGAATTGGCGGTCGGTTGGCTTACTTACAATTGGTCGAAGGAAATCGGAACCGCCAGTTGGCAGAAAATAATCGCATTCGCTTGATCCCCAAGCAACCAGAGCGCGGCAAAATTTTAGATCGAGGCGGCAGCATCTTGGCTGGTAGTCGCCTGTCGCACTCAGTGTTTTTGTGGCCATTGGCGCGGAAGCAATCTGAGTGGCCTGCGACTTTAAATCGACTTTCTCAGATTTTGCAGATCCCCGAAGCAGAAATTCAAAAGCGGCTAGAACAAGCAGGGTATACTTCTCCCTATTTAGTCAGGATTGCGCGGGGTGTAAGTCCAGCTCAAGTTACAGCTTTAGCCGAGTACTCCAGCGAGATGGAAGGGGTGGAGGTTGATGCGGAAGCCGTTCGATACTATCCTCACGGAGACTTGGCGGCTCATGTGCTGGGCTACACAGGTGAGATGAGCGATGAAGAGCTGGAAAAACGTAAGGATGAAGGATACCGCCTCGGCGATGTGATTGGCCAAATGGGCGTAGAGTCGGCCTATGAAAAACAATTGCGGGGTGAATGGGGCGGCCAGCAAGTTGAAGTGGATGGCATGGGTCAAGTTGTCCGCATTCTGGGTGAGAAGCAAACTCAGGCAGGTAGAGATGTCCGCTTAACCTTAGATTTGAAGTTGCAAAAAGCAGCGGAAACGGCGCTGGGCGATCGCAAAGGCGCGATCGTAGCCATGGACCCGAACAATGGTGCAGTTCTGGCCATGGTTAGCCGCCCTGCCTTCGATCCAAACCTGTTTTCGACCCGAATTACAGATGCTCAATGGCAGCGCTTGCAAAGTGAAGACCATCCCTTCGTCAACCGAGCCGTGCAGGGGTATCCACCTGCAAGTACGTTCAAAATTGTCACCACTACAGCCGCGATCGAATCCAATAAATATTCTCCGGATACTGTCCTGAATACCTACCCTTCTATCACTGTGGGAGGCATCGAGTTTGGTGACTGGAACCGAGCTGGATTTGGCGTTTTAGGGTTTGCAGGAGCCTTGAAATGGAGCAGCGATACATTCTTCTACCAAATCGCTATGGGAATTGGTGACCAGACCCTCATTCCCTGGACTCGACGATATGGATTTGGCCAAAAAACGGGTATTGAGCTACCTGAAGAAGCAGCAGGTTTAGTGCCAGATGATGCCTGGAAGCGCAAGGAATTAGGGGAAGGCTGGTACCTGGGGGACACCGTTAATATGTCGATCGGCCAGGGCTTTCTTCAGTCCACACCTTTGCAAGTGGCAGTGATGTTTGCTGTGCCTGCTAATGGTGGTTACAAAGTTAAGCCTCACCTGTTCAAGGACAATGAAGCTGCCCGAAACTGGCGCGAATCTTTGCAGCTCAGACCTGAAACCGTTGATGTTTTGCGGGCAGGCTTACGAGAGGTTGTGGACGGTGGCACTGGCGCTGCTCTCAATGTATCAACAATTCCGCCAACGGCTGGTAAGAGTGGTACTGCTGAGGACTTTGGCCGCGAATCTCATACTTGGTTTGGAGCTTATGCTCCCCTTGATAAGCCACAAGTCTTAGTTGTGGCGTTTGGCGAAAACTCTGGTGGCGGTGGTGGCTCGTTTGCAGCTCCCATGGTGCGGCAGGTTTTAGAAGCTTACTTCAATCCCAAAAAAACAGTAAATCAGGCGGCTGCAATTGAGCCTGTTTTGACAGATTAA
- a CDS encoding ABC transporter ATP-binding protein, translating into MSQTATQRQDAIGIDTEFDVELRKVFKVFNSEAVVRGIDLSIRRGEFFSILGPSGCGKTTTLRLIAGFETATAGEVLIRRQTMNQIPPYRRPVNTVFQSYALFNHLTVWDNIAFGLRIKRQSRGEIRERVGEALRLVKMEAYAHRFPAQLSGGQQQRVALARALVNRPAVVLLDEPLGALDLKLRKEMQVELSNLHQELGVTFIMVTHDQEEALSLSDRIAVMHEGKIEQIGSPTEIYERPRTPFVADFIGDTNLFRGKVVEADTASLKVETETGLKVIAKPWESGNSPITAPVVVSVRPEKIQVSLYTPSVSHNCFEGRLKHVMYLGTHVHYVVELLSGDRVTVMQPNTVGALPDPETPIYVYWAATDCLALTA; encoded by the coding sequence ATGTCTCAGACTGCTACACAGCGTCAGGATGCGATCGGCATCGATACTGAGTTTGATGTTGAACTTCGTAAGGTTTTCAAGGTCTTTAATAGTGAAGCAGTCGTCCGAGGCATCGATCTTAGTATTCGCAGAGGTGAGTTCTTTAGCATTTTGGGTCCCTCTGGGTGTGGCAAAACGACAACCCTTCGATTAATTGCTGGCTTTGAAACTGCTACTGCTGGGGAGGTGCTGATTCGACGCCAAACCATGAATCAGATTCCACCTTACCGTCGTCCTGTCAACACAGTTTTTCAAAGTTACGCCCTATTCAATCACTTAACGGTTTGGGACAACATTGCTTTTGGCTTGAGAATTAAACGCCAAAGTCGAGGTGAAATCCGTGAACGAGTAGGCGAAGCATTACGGTTGGTCAAGATGGAGGCTTACGCCCATCGATTCCCAGCTCAACTCTCTGGAGGGCAGCAACAACGAGTTGCCTTGGCGCGGGCTTTGGTAAATCGTCCGGCTGTGGTGCTCTTAGATGAACCGCTAGGGGCTCTAGACCTGAAGCTACGAAAAGAAATGCAGGTCGAGCTGTCCAACCTACATCAAGAACTGGGGGTCACCTTTATTATGGTGACTCACGACCAAGAGGAAGCTTTGAGCTTGTCAGACCGCATCGCTGTCATGCATGAAGGCAAGATTGAGCAAATCGGTTCGCCTACTGAAATTTACGAACGACCCCGCACGCCATTTGTGGCAGATTTCATTGGAGACACAAATCTTTTCCGAGGCAAGGTTGTAGAGGCAGATACCGCTTCCTTAAAGGTAGAAACAGAAACTGGACTCAAAGTTATAGCCAAACCTTGGGAATCTGGCAATTCACCCATCACGGCTCCAGTCGTGGTGAGCGTCCGACCGGAAAAGATTCAGGTGAGTTTGTATACACCTAGCGTGTCCCATAATTGTTTTGAGGGACGACTGAAGCATGTGATGTATTTAGGAACGCATGTTCATTATGTGGTGGAGCTGCTTTCCGGCGATCGCGTCACAGTCATGCAACCGAATACAGTCGGTGCCCTGCCCGATCCTGAAACTCCCATTTACGTTTATTGGGCCGCCACAGACTGTCTGGCTTTAACTGCATAG
- the secF gene encoding protein translocase subunit SecF — protein sequence MKLKVMKQQSLWWSISLLIILSGLIAMAISWTRPDIKAPLRPSLDFVGGTRIQFELDCAVANNCDQPVNVGTVREVLDKQGLGGSSIQVVGQNQQAVSIRTRTLNVDERTQLQTALSEAVGKFDAKTTQIDTVGPTIGRQLFTSGMLALIVSFAGIIVYMSFRFQFDYAFMAIVALFHDVLVTVGMFSIFGLLFGTEVDSLFIVALLTIVGFSVNDTVVIYDRIRETIILNPERHIDDIVEDAVNQTLTRSINTTLTVLLTLSSIFFFGGETLKNFALALIVGFTMGAYSSIFIASTLLAWWRRRNGQAIPALATSAPAIDASVSSEDA from the coding sequence ATGAAACTCAAGGTTATGAAGCAGCAATCGCTGTGGTGGAGCATTTCATTGCTCATCATCCTCAGTGGCTTGATAGCAATGGCAATCTCTTGGACACGCCCTGACATTAAAGCGCCTCTACGTCCTAGCTTGGACTTTGTGGGAGGCACTCGGATTCAATTTGAACTGGATTGTGCAGTGGCAAACAACTGTGACCAACCAGTGAATGTAGGTACAGTCCGTGAAGTGCTGGACAAACAAGGTCTGGGTGGGAGCAGTATTCAGGTAGTAGGGCAAAATCAGCAAGCCGTTTCCATCCGCACCAGAACCCTGAATGTAGATGAACGGACGCAGCTCCAGACGGCTTTAAGTGAAGCCGTAGGCAAATTTGATGCCAAAACCACTCAAATTGACACGGTTGGTCCCACGATTGGTCGCCAATTGTTCACTTCTGGAATGCTGGCTCTGATTGTTTCTTTTGCCGGAATTATCGTCTACATGAGCTTCCGGTTTCAGTTCGACTACGCTTTTATGGCGATCGTGGCTTTGTTTCACGATGTTTTAGTCACAGTTGGCATGTTTTCAATTTTTGGCCTACTGTTTGGGACCGAAGTGGATAGTTTGTTTATTGTGGCGTTGCTCACGATTGTGGGCTTCTCGGTTAACGATACCGTCGTGATTTACGATCGCATCCGGGAGACTATTATCCTCAATCCTGAACGCCATATTGACGATATTGTTGAGGATGCAGTCAACCAAACCTTGACTCGCTCCATCAACACCACTCTCACCGTCCTGTTAACCCTGTCGTCAATTTTCTTCTTTGGTGGAGAAACGCTAAAGAACTTTGCCCTCGCTTTAATTGTTGGTTTCACGATGGGAGCCTACTCTAGCATCTTCATTGCCAGTACTCTGCTGGCTTGGTGGCGCAGGCGTAATGGTCAAGCAATCCCAGCGTTAGCCACCAGTGCTCCGGCGATCGATGCTTCTGTTAGCTCTGAGGATGCCTAA
- a CDS encoding spermidine/putrescine ABC transporter substrate-binding protein: protein MSTRRQFLNTTASALSGLALSSCGWTLAQVRQSAAQPGTSNKLYIYTWSNYTDEDLLKSFSEQTGIEVITNVFDSNESMLAKIRAGGGSEYSIISPSDYMVRQMSEIGLLSELDHNRLSGLNQLLPRFQNPVYDPGNRYSIPISWGTTGLIYNAQKLKEPPTDWNYLWDNQKQLTQRITLINDVREVMGATLRMLGYSYNSTQPAQLEQAYEKLAALKPAIATFTSDAWRDQMVAGDLWLAMGYSADAIKTAQDNPNLKYVIPRSGTSLWTDTMVIPKSAPNPEAAYAWLNFILQPSIMAQVCYRLKFATPNRAAIAQLPADIRNNTNLFPPESLLTKCEQIAPIGQFSEVYDRYWTQLTSS, encoded by the coding sequence ATGTCAACGCGACGGCAATTCTTAAACACTACAGCATCCGCGCTTTCGGGGCTGGCGCTTTCCAGTTGTGGTTGGACTCTGGCCCAAGTTAGGCAATCCGCAGCTCAGCCTGGCACCTCCAACAAGCTCTATATCTACACCTGGTCTAACTACACGGATGAAGATTTACTGAAGAGCTTTAGTGAGCAAACTGGCATTGAAGTCATTACCAATGTCTTTGACTCGAATGAGTCGATGTTGGCCAAAATTCGGGCAGGAGGTGGTTCGGAGTACAGCATTATTTCGCCATCCGACTATATGGTCCGCCAGATGAGCGAAATCGGACTCTTGAGCGAGCTGGATCACAATCGTTTAAGCGGTCTCAACCAGCTTTTGCCACGCTTTCAAAATCCTGTTTATGACCCTGGCAATCGCTATAGCATCCCGATTAGTTGGGGCACCACCGGACTGATCTATAACGCGCAGAAGCTGAAAGAACCTCCTACAGATTGGAATTATCTCTGGGACAACCAAAAGCAATTAACTCAACGCATTACCTTGATTAATGATGTGCGCGAGGTGATGGGCGCGACCCTACGGATGCTGGGCTATTCTTACAACTCCACGCAACCTGCCCAGTTAGAGCAAGCTTACGAGAAGTTAGCGGCTTTGAAACCCGCGATCGCTACGTTTACTTCCGATGCTTGGCGCGACCAAATGGTGGCAGGAGATTTATGGTTAGCGATGGGGTACTCGGCTGATGCCATTAAAACAGCTCAAGACAATCCAAATCTCAAGTATGTGATTCCTCGCAGTGGCACATCTTTATGGACTGATACGATGGTGATTCCCAAGTCAGCTCCAAATCCTGAAGCCGCTTATGCTTGGCTCAATTTTATTTTGCAGCCATCGATCATGGCTCAGGTGTGTTATCGCCTGAAGTTTGCCACTCCTAATCGCGCGGCGATCGCTCAGTTACCCGCCGACATCCGCAACAACACCAACCTATTTCCGCCAGAATCACTGCTGACTAAGTGCGAACAAATCGCTCCTATTGGGCAGTTCAGCGAAGTCTATGATCGCTACTGGACGCAGCTAACCAGCAGTTAA
- the lspA gene encoding signal peptidase II produces MNWKNRFFWLAALISLILDRVTKYWVVTQFDLTIPPESWALWPNVFHFTYVTNTGAAFSLFSQGGDWLRWLSLGVSLILVALGLFGPRMNRWEQAGYGCILGGAAGNGIDRFLEGRVVDFLDFRLIDFPVFNIADVFINVGIVCLLIATFRGEDVAKGDSHPDSTQR; encoded by the coding sequence ATGAATTGGAAGAATCGTTTTTTTTGGCTTGCAGCTCTCATTAGCTTGATTTTAGATCGTGTGACTAAGTACTGGGTTGTAACTCAGTTTGACTTGACGATTCCTCCCGAATCTTGGGCACTTTGGCCCAATGTCTTTCACTTTACCTATGTGACTAACACGGGTGCTGCTTTTAGCTTGTTCAGTCAAGGTGGTGACTGGCTGCGCTGGTTATCTTTGGGAGTTAGCTTAATTCTGGTGGCGCTGGGTTTGTTCGGGCCGAGGATGAATCGCTGGGAGCAGGCTGGCTATGGCTGCATCTTAGGTGGTGCAGCAGGCAACGGTATCGATCGCTTTCTGGAGGGTCGAGTCGTCGATTTTTTGGATTTTCGGCTGATTGATTTTCCGGTCTTCAACATTGCTGATGTGTTTATTAATGTTGGGATTGTTTGTTTGTTAATTGCTACTTTCAGAGGGGAGGATGTTGCTAAGGGAGATTCGCATCCTGATTCTACTCAGCGCTAA
- a CDS encoding ABC transporter permease produces MTPLASRNTPTASDIGRPESKWLGPLVLLGPSGIWLGLLLVMPALVILELSFVPGIRPGDVVNPSGLDNYTQIFQPIYLQVIGRSLFFAINTTIICLLLGFPVAYWIALLSPARWRNLLLLCFVLPLWTSSLLRSYAWITILRPTGVLNTLLASIGLPPLTLLNSSSAVLIGMSYSLLPYMVLILYASLEKLDRRLLEAAADLGAHPSEAFWKVTVPQTLPGIAAGSLLVFITGLGDFVDPELLGGASSMTAARLIYNQFLGATQNWGFGSALSMLLILAVSLAIALLIKYGDSTSKR; encoded by the coding sequence ATGACGCCTCTTGCTTCCAGAAATACTCCCACTGCATCGGATATAGGTCGTCCGGAGTCAAAGTGGTTAGGGCCATTGGTCCTGTTAGGGCCATCTGGCATTTGGCTAGGTTTGTTGCTAGTGATGCCAGCCTTAGTAATTTTGGAGTTAAGCTTCGTCCCAGGCATTCGACCAGGAGATGTCGTTAACCCTTCAGGTTTAGACAACTACACTCAGATCTTTCAGCCGATTTATCTACAAGTCATTGGGCGATCGCTATTTTTCGCCATTAACACCACCATTATTTGCCTGTTATTGGGCTTCCCGGTAGCTTATTGGATTGCCCTTCTGTCTCCGGCGCGTTGGCGCAATTTATTGTTACTGTGTTTCGTGCTACCGCTTTGGACTTCGTCGTTGCTGCGCTCTTACGCCTGGATCACCATCTTGAGGCCGACAGGTGTCCTTAATACTTTGCTCGCGAGTATCGGCTTGCCGCCTTTGACTTTACTGAACAGCAGCTCGGCTGTATTAATTGGCATGAGCTACAGCTTATTGCCTTACATGGTTCTAATTCTTTACGCATCTTTAGAAAAACTCGACCGCAGGCTATTAGAAGCGGCGGCTGATTTAGGAGCTCATCCCAGCGAAGCGTTTTGGAAGGTGACAGTACCGCAGACCTTACCAGGAATTGCGGCTGGCTCCTTACTCGTGTTTATTACCGGGTTAGGCGATTTCGTGGACCCCGAACTGTTAGGCGGTGCTTCTAGCATGACTGCGGCCCGCCTCATTTACAACCAGTTTCTCGGGGCTACGCAAAACTGGGGATTTGGGTCCGCTTTGAGTATGCTGCTAATTTTGGCGGTTAGTCTGGCGATCGCTTTGCTAATTAAGTATGGCGATTCCACGTCGAAACGCTAA
- a CDS encoding biotin transporter BioY, protein MAAPIELLWAFIGLILTIGGTFLGASITSPPWSWDSSGIQAYPLGVTCQIGAVLLASCLGGRNAGVLSQIAYLALGLAGFPVFTQGGGFGYIREPMFGYLLGFVPGAWVCGSLAFKAPPRLEALTFSCLCGLLSVHLVGLVYLIVGYLFSWVNATSPLLEAVLKYSYYALPGQLALTCAVTVLAFTIRHLMFY, encoded by the coding sequence GTGGCTGCTCCCATTGAACTACTCTGGGCCTTTATCGGCCTAATCTTAACGATTGGTGGCACCTTTTTAGGGGCGTCGATTACTAGCCCGCCTTGGAGCTGGGACAGCTCTGGCATCCAAGCTTATCCACTAGGGGTGACTTGTCAAATTGGGGCAGTGTTATTGGCTAGCTGTTTGGGTGGGAGAAATGCCGGGGTACTTTCCCAAATTGCTTACCTAGCGCTGGGTCTAGCTGGCTTTCCAGTGTTTACTCAAGGTGGGGGCTTTGGCTATATCCGAGAGCCAATGTTTGGTTACTTGCTAGGATTTGTGCCAGGAGCCTGGGTATGTGGTTCATTGGCTTTTAAGGCTCCACCTCGCTTAGAGGCTTTGACTTTTAGTTGTCTTTGCGGGTTGCTGAGCGTTCACTTAGTTGGTTTGGTGTATTTGATTGTTGGCTATCTTTTTAGCTGGGTGAATGCTACGAGTCCATTGCTAGAAGCAGTATTGAAGTACTCTTATTATGCTTTGCCAGGCCAATTGGCCCTTACTTGTGCAGTCACAGTTTTAGCCTTTACGATTCGACACTTAATGTTTTACTGA
- a CDS encoding alpha-ketoacid dehydrogenase subunit beta, giving the protein MAETFLFNALREAIDEEMARDPSVLVMGEDVGHYGGSYKVTKDLYKKYGELRILDTPIAENSFTGMAVGAAMTGLRPIIEGMNMGFLLLAFNQIANNAGMLRYTSGGNYKIPMVIRGPGGVGRQLGAEHSQRLEAYFQAVPGLKIVACSTPYNAKGLLKSAIRDNNPVLFFEHVLLYNLKENLPEAEYTLPLDKAEVVRQGKDVTILTYSRMRHHVLQAVKTLEKDGYDPEVIDLISLKPLDFDTIGASIRKTHRVIIVEECMRTGGIAAELIASINDRLFDELDAPVLRLSSQDIPTPYNGTLENLTIVQPQQIVEAVQKMVALRV; this is encoded by the coding sequence ATGGCAGAGACTTTCTTGTTTAACGCCCTACGTGAAGCCATTGACGAAGAAATGGCCCGCGACCCCTCCGTGCTCGTCATGGGGGAAGATGTAGGCCACTATGGCGGCTCCTACAAAGTCACGAAAGATCTGTACAAAAAATACGGTGAGCTGCGGATTTTAGACACGCCCATTGCCGAGAACAGCTTTACAGGCATGGCAGTAGGAGCGGCAATGACAGGGCTGCGCCCGATCATTGAAGGCATGAACATGGGCTTCTTGCTGCTGGCCTTTAACCAGATTGCCAATAATGCTGGGATGCTGCGCTATACATCTGGTGGTAACTACAAGATCCCGATGGTGATCCGAGGTCCGGGTGGAGTTGGCCGACAGCTAGGAGCAGAACACTCCCAGCGTCTAGAAGCTTACTTCCAGGCAGTACCTGGGTTGAAGATTGTGGCTTGCTCAACTCCTTACAACGCTAAGGGTTTATTGAAGTCTGCCATCCGAGACAACAATCCAGTTTTGTTCTTCGAGCATGTGCTGCTGTACAACTTGAAGGAGAATCTGCCCGAAGCAGAATACACGCTGCCTCTAGACAAGGCGGAAGTGGTGCGGCAAGGCAAAGATGTGACGATTTTGACCTACTCTCGGATGCGTCATCATGTCTTACAAGCCGTAAAAACCTTGGAAAAAGATGGCTATGACCCAGAGGTGATTGATCTAATCTCCCTCAAGCCATTGGACTTTGACACGATCGGGGCTTCGATTCGCAAAACTCACCGGGTGATCATTGTTGAAGAGTGTATGAGAACAGGTGGGATCGCGGCAGAGCTGATTGCTTCGATCAACGATCGCTTGTTTGATGAACTTGATGCTCCCGTGTTGCGTCTTTCCTCCCAGGACATTCCCACTCCTTACAACGGCACCCTAGAAAATCTCACGATTGTGCAGCCACAACAAATTGTTGAAGCTGTGCAAAAAATGGTGGCCCTACGGGTGTAG
- the secD gene encoding protein translocase subunit SecD: MQRQRSLLALIIVLVIASIVTIAKVPVRLGLDLQGGSQLTLQVKPSENVKEITPRVMEAVQRVVEGRINGLGVSESVVQTVGEDQLLVQLPGVSDPEQAERVLGGTAQLDFRKQKPGTEAQLGVEFQVRQELQAKQAELQKQGAGNEAALAENQAAIKRSNAAIAELFERSGLTGENLQDASAEPAAASGNNWNVSLKFDSKGATLFADLTKSLAGTGRSIGILLDDRLISAPTVGVQFAQTGITGGGAVIEGRFSAEEANDLAVQLRGGALPVPVEIVENRTVGATLGRDSIQRSIYAGLGGLFLVLIFMVVYYRLPGAIADLALVIYSLLTFASFTLLNVTLTLPGIAGFILSIGMAVDANVLIFERTREELRAGKTLYRSVESGFYRAFSSILDSNVTTVIACGALFWLGAGLVRGFALTLALGVMISMFTAVTCSRTLMLLAISFPALRKTELYCPKVPASNQPQAGVTP; encoded by the coding sequence ATGCAAAGACAGCGTTCATTATTGGCTTTAATTATCGTCCTCGTCATCGCCTCGATTGTGACGATTGCGAAAGTTCCGGTGCGGCTAGGGTTGGACTTACAAGGGGGATCTCAACTTACCCTGCAAGTAAAACCATCCGAAAATGTGAAGGAAATCACTCCTCGCGTGATGGAAGCTGTGCAGCGGGTGGTAGAAGGACGGATCAACGGATTAGGTGTGTCTGAATCGGTGGTTCAGACGGTCGGAGAAGACCAACTGTTGGTGCAACTTCCCGGAGTTAGCGATCCGGAGCAGGCAGAGCGGGTGCTGGGTGGTACCGCCCAGTTAGACTTCCGTAAGCAGAAACCAGGAACAGAAGCTCAGCTAGGCGTGGAGTTTCAGGTGCGGCAAGAACTGCAAGCTAAGCAGGCAGAGTTGCAAAAACAAGGCGCTGGTAATGAGGCAGCACTGGCCGAAAACCAAGCGGCGATCAAGCGCAGTAATGCGGCGATCGCAGAGTTATTTGAGCGGAGTGGCTTAACGGGAGAAAACCTCCAAGATGCATCGGCTGAGCCTGCCGCAGCCAGTGGGAATAACTGGAATGTCTCCCTCAAGTTTGATTCTAAGGGAGCAACGCTATTTGCAGATTTAACCAAGAGTTTGGCAGGAACGGGACGAAGCATTGGCATTCTCTTGGATGATCGCTTGATTAGTGCCCCCACCGTCGGCGTTCAGTTTGCTCAAACTGGCATTACAGGTGGCGGCGCTGTGATCGAAGGCCGCTTTTCGGCTGAAGAAGCGAACGATTTGGCAGTGCAATTGCGGGGTGGCGCTTTACCTGTCCCTGTGGAGATCGTGGAAAACCGCACAGTGGGAGCGACTCTAGGAAGAGATAGCATCCAGCGCAGTATTTATGCTGGATTGGGTGGTTTGTTTCTAGTGTTGATCTTTATGGTGGTTTACTACCGCCTACCCGGTGCGATCGCCGATCTAGCCTTAGTAATCTATTCGCTACTAACCTTTGCCAGCTTTACCCTGCTGAATGTGACGCTTACCCTGCCTGGGATTGCAGGATTTATCCTCAGTATTGGGATGGCCGTAGATGCCAATGTCTTAATTTTTGAACGGACCCGTGAAGAATTACGCGCAGGTAAAACTCTGTATCGTTCTGTAGAATCTGGCTTCTATCGAGCTTTCTCTAGCATTCTAGATAGTAATGTCACAACAGTGATTGCTTGTGGGGCTTTGTTCTGGCTAGGAGCAGGTTTAGTGCGAGGGTTTGCCCTGACGCTGGCTCTAGGAGTCATGATCAGTATGTTTACCGCTGTTACTTGTAGCCGCACTCTAATGCTGCTCGCAATTAGCTTTCCCGCCCTACGCAAAACCGAACTCTATTGCCCTAAAGTACCCGCGTCTAATCAGCCTCAAGCAGGGGTGACTCCATGA
- a CDS encoding ABC transporter permease, with protein sequence MAIPRRNAKLGERRVILSHQGANIQDSDTIARRIHVSVIGPQAKTNPRASWQALFSLLMFGFMYLPIVVLTFYSFNQSAYSASWTGFTLAWYRKFFADERILAALQTSLIVALVAVAIAAVLGTLMTVGLTRYHFPGKGLYRGMSYLPLIIPDIAIAVATLVFLAVVAMPLSLWTIVAAHVVFCLSYVAIVVSTRLTGLDSHLEEAALDLGATPTQAFMQVLLPELMPAIVSGCLLAFVLSMDDFLIASFTAGGGATTLPMEIFSRIRTGVKPDINALSVVLILASGFVAFVAESIRYQGSQKRFK encoded by the coding sequence ATGGCGATTCCACGTCGAAACGCTAAATTGGGCGAGCGCCGGGTCATACTAAGTCATCAGGGTGCCAACATTCAGGATTCAGACACTATCGCTCGAAGGATTCATGTTTCTGTGATTGGACCGCAAGCCAAAACGAACCCCCGTGCTTCCTGGCAGGCCCTGTTCTCCCTGCTCATGTTTGGGTTCATGTATTTGCCCATTGTCGTCCTGACGTTCTATAGCTTTAATCAGTCAGCCTATAGTGCTAGTTGGACAGGGTTTACTTTGGCCTGGTATCGCAAGTTTTTCGCTGACGAGCGCATTTTAGCCGCTCTACAAACGAGTTTAATCGTGGCCTTAGTAGCAGTGGCGATCGCAGCCGTGCTAGGAACGCTGATGACAGTTGGTTTAACCCGCTATCACTTTCCAGGAAAAGGGCTGTACCGAGGGATGTCGTATTTGCCCTTGATTATTCCCGACATCGCGATCGCCGTTGCCACCTTAGTTTTCTTGGCCGTGGTGGCAATGCCCCTCAGTTTATGGACGATCGTAGCTGCCCATGTGGTGTTTTGCTTATCGTATGTGGCGATCGTCGTCTCCACTCGTTTAACTGGGCTAGATTCTCACTTAGAGGAAGCAGCGCTAGACTTAGGAGCCACGCCCACTCAAGCTTTCATGCAGGTGTTGCTACCTGAACTCATGCCAGCGATCGTCTCTGGTTGTCTGTTGGCCTTTGTGCTGAGCATGGATGACTTTCTCATTGCCAGTTTCACGGCTGGAGGGGGAGCAACTACGCTACCAATGGAAATTTTCAGCCGCATCCGCACTGGAGTGAAACCAGATATCAACGCGCTCAGCGTCGTCTTGATCTTGGCGTCCGGTTTCGTTGCCTTTGTGGCTGAATCCATTCGCTATCAAGGTTCGCAAAAGCGGTTCAAGTAG